The DNA segment TATTCGCTATCTCCTTCAGCAAGGTCGTTCCAAACCAAAACCATTGCGATACAGCGAGCCAATCCAATTAAAATAACGCCTACCATATATTCTGGATAATCACGTAAAAAAGTAATTGCCAAAACAAACATTAAAACAGGGGCAATTATCCAATTTAGAAAAAGTGAAATGGAAAGAATTTTAGTGTTTCTAAAAACTTTTGGCAAAAGAGCATAATTCACTTTAGCCAAAGGTGGATACATCATTAAGATTAATCCTATGGCTATGGGAATGTTAGTGGTGCCTCGACTCATGGAATCAATAATGCTTGGAAAAGATGGGAAAAAATATCCGATTCCCACGCCTAATAGCATAGCAATGAAAATCCATAGCGTTAAATAATTATTGAGAAAACTTATTTTTTTCATATACTTCTTGTATTCAATTATTTAAAATGTCTTTTTGCTGCTCAATTACTCCGTTTATATTGCACGATAACTTTACCGTATTGTAGATTGTGCCAAATTTTTCAATATTCTTTTTTAGCAATGGGATATTTAAATTTTCATCAGAACTGTAAATAGTTAGTCTATAATCTATGTTATCCATTTTCAAAGGTTTTTCCGTTCGTTTGGCTGACACATTTACTATGGCTTTTGAATAAGTAAACTTCATCATAGCAGAAAATCGCTCAATATTTTTTAGCATACACGCAGCAAAAGCTCCTAAAAAAAGCTCGGCAGGATTAGGTAAAGTTTCAGCAGATTTTGAAGTTGTTCCAAAAGCTATATCATTTTGCTTTATTTGTATAGCAGCGTTTTTATTTGAAATGGATGCGGCCTTAATTTGGTATTCCATAATTATTTCTATTTTGAATTAGTAGTTTTGAAAATAGTTAATAAGCTTTTATCTGAGAGAAAATGTAAAATAGTTCGGTTGCAATTTGCAGACTTCTTTCTTTATACTTTTCTGCTTGTTGTGGTGTATTGTCAAAAACTTTTGGGTCTTCAAAGGTTATCGGAATGCGTTTTTCAGCACCTGAAACAAATGGACACGCTTCATTTGCTGAATCGCAAGTCATAATCGCAACAAATTCGGATTTTGGGTTGAAATCGTCATCCAATCTTTTTGAAAATCCGATTATTGGATGCTGGTTGTCCGCATATTTAATGTTATAAACAGGGTTCTCGTTTTTTGAAATAGTTTTAATTTGAAAACCCGAATTTTGCAAAGTTTCTGCAACCATTGGGAAAAGTGCTGTAGCCTCTGTACCGCCAGAATAACAAAACACATTTTTGATATTGAAATGATAAGCCAAAGTTTGTGCCCAAACCTGTGATAAATGACTTCTTCGTGAATTGTGAGTACAGATAAAGTTGATTCTAATTTCTTGATGGCTTGAAACTTTAGACTGAATAAAATCCATTAACGGCTGTAAAATTGCTTTACGTTCAGTTGAAATTGTTTTAGGATTTAAGGCCTTGATTACTTGTTCAATTTCTGAAAACATTGTTGATTTTGTTATTGACATTTTCTTAATGTTAAATTATTATTTTAGCAACAGCCACTGCCTGGTGTACAAGAAGATCCATTATTAAATTCAGATAATTTAACTTTTGGTTTTTCACTTGGTATGTCGCATTTATCTTTCGCCAAACAATCGGTTTGTTTATTAGTCAACAAAAAGTTTTTACCGTCAAAATCAAGTCCGAATTTCCCAATCGTATTACCTTGATATTCCACTTCGATATCTAAATCTTCAATTCCTAAAATGCGTTCGGATAATTCAATGATGCTTAATAGTTTTTCTGGATGCAATCTGTGATCATAGTCATTGGCGTTCCAAAGTTGGAAGTTCACTACCTTCTCGTTTCTCACAGTTCCGCCACAATCAATGAAGTGTTTTGTAACTTTTCCAACTTCTGTTACGTGAAAGTGGTTGGGTACTAATTCCCCATTTGGTAATTGGAAAGCGATCTTATCCAGTTTATTCAATTTGTTTTTAATTTCTGATAACTTCATTTCTCTATATTTATTTGTTTATTGCGATTTAACGATTGATATAATGAAAAAATAATTAGCAACAATCTGCTTTAGGAATGTCCTGATCTAAAAATTGATGCATTAACATTTTCATTTTAGTCCAGTTTTCACTGTCTATACAATAGCAGACTTTGACACCTTCGACTGTTCCTTTAATAAGGCCTAAATTCCTTAATTCTTTTAAATGTTGGGATATAGTAGGTTGAGCAAGACCAATTTCTTCGGATAAATCTCCGCAATAGCAAGCATCAATTTTAAACAACTGCTGTAAAATAGCGACTCTAGCAGGATGGCTGAAAACCTTAGCGAATAAAGCGATTTCTTTTTGCTGATCTGTGTACATATTTTATATTCAATTCATTGTTTAATTGCAATATTACGATTAATATTTGAATTAGCAATTCCTTTTTAAAGTTTTGATAGACATTGATAATCTTTTATTGGAAATGGTTTTTGGGGAAAGAAAACATTTTTGTTGTAATGGTAATTTTTTTAGCTTGTGGGTAACGACCAGCTCGGCTTTGTCGTCGTTCTGAAAAAGGAGTTGAAAACTTCTTTTTCGGAATGCGTCAAAGGCGACTGTTGGGAGAACGTCGTGCGAATGCAACGATGGTTTCACAACAGTTGGCGGAGCCGAGCTGGTCGTTGGGAAAAATCGTCCCAAAGGGCGATTTTTCCCAACGGTGCTGGGCTTGCCGAAGGCGGGGATTTTTAGCAACTAAAGTTCAATAGAAATACTACTGTTGAACTTTGCAAAAATGTTCAATCGAAGAACTTAAGCCCCGCTTTTGGCAAACCCTTGTGTGTGCCCAGCATGGGCATCTTTCTCTTACGAAAGTAGGAAATTAATCTAGAGGGTGCAAGTCCCTTATGGGCGAGGGTAACGCCTTGAACCATTAGTAAGTCGCAAGGGTGGTAACCGTGAGGTTACATCTGAAGGAAGCGAGACTACAAAACTCGGTACTGACGAACAGGAACCGTATAGGAGGCATTTATGCATGGGTAAGCAAGCACATCATTGTAACGCCCTAAGATTACAAAAGTGCATAAATGTAGATACGGCAGGAATTGAGTGAAAGAAGATGCCATTACCTGGGGAGATCTTCGTAGCCACGAGTTGGCAAAACGAAGAAGTCAGCAGAAGTCATAGTACTTAGGAGTAACGAGCCGATGAATAAATCGGAGGACTCACAACCCAAGGAAGGACTGAACGTATTTTGGTTCTTAATTCACAATGGAATTCCCGTTAAACGGAATAGCCTTGGGAAAGCGGAACAGGTTAAAGTAAAAGAACAAGAATGATTGAAAGAGTATTACATCCTCGTAACATGCAACGAGCCTTACAGCAAGTAATTGCGAATAAAGGCAGTGCTGGCGTGGACGGAATGAACGTGCAAGAACTATCTGATTATCTTCGGAAAGAGAAAACACGACTTTATTCTTCCATAAAAGAGAGGTGTTATCTTCCTCAACCCATTCTTGGAGTAGAGATTCCTAAAGGAAATGGTAAAACCCGACTTTTAGGAATACCAACAGTAACCGATAGAGTGTTACAACAAGCGGTATCACAAGTTTTGATGCCACATTACGAGAAGGAATTTAGTGTTCACAGTTATGGATTCAGACCCAACAAAAACGCCCGCCAAGCAGTTGGTAAAGCGTTGGAGCATATCCATGAAGGTTATCCATTTATTGTAGACATTGATCTAAAGACCTTCTTTGATGAAGTAGACCACTGCATTCTTCTGAACTTACTTTATCGAAAGGTAAAATGTCCAGTAACCATGCGCTTAATCCGCAAATGGTTACGAGCCCCAATTCTAATCAATGGTCAATTACAGAAACGAAGAAAAGGAGTTCCGCAAGGTTCGCCTTTAAGTCCGTTATTGTCGAATATCCTGCTCAATGAGTTGGATAAAGAATTGACAAAACGTAAACTTCGATTTGTGCGCTACGCAGATGATTTTAGTATTTATACCCAGTATAAAAGCCACGCAACTGCAACGCTAAAAGCCATAGAGAAGTACTTGAAAACGAAACTCAAACTCACTATTAATGGTGAGAAAAGTGGAGTTAGAAAGCCAGTACAATTTGAACTACTGGGATTCGGATTCGAATCTACATATAAGAAAGGGGACAAGGGAAAATACCAATTGGTAGTAGGTAAGAAAGCGTGGACACGATTGAAAGAGCGACTAAAATCCCTCACCCGAAAAACCGCTCCGATAAGTTTTGATGAGCGTATCCAAAAGATTAACGAAGTTCAGCGTGGATGGTTAAACTATTTTCGAGGAACAAGTATCAAAGGAAAACTCCTCAGCTTTGACGGATGGCTGAGAAACCGACTGCGGTATTGCATTTGGCATGATTGGAAGAAGCCCGAACGGAAGAGGAAAAACCTCATTCGATTAGGAATCGACCAAAGCCTTGCGTATGCATATAGCCGAACTCGGAAAGGAGGATGGGCAGTCGCACAAAGTCCTATTTTAGGAACAACAATCACTATTTCAAGGCTAAAGAAACGTGCATACATCGCCATGTTAGAACTTCATCTATCACTTAACCCATCAAGATACGAACCGCCGTATACGAGACCCGTACGTACGGTGGTGTGAGAGGCGTACTCCGTTAGATTATGAGCGGAGCCGTCTACTCGATTAGCAGAAGTTTTTTATTTTGTCAGTTCTAAAATTATTGTCAATATTCCAATTATCAAGCATAATGGTGAAAAATATTTCGTGTCATTTTTGCTAAATTTTGTTTGTTTTATTCTCTTGAAAAAACCAACATAATTAAAATCTCCAATTGCTCTCAAAGTAAAAATACCTGCAATTATCCAAAGTCCATATTTAGAAAGCCATTGAGGAGTGTCAAAAGTTATCAGTCCCGACATTACGAAAATAAAAAGTCCAAAACCCAATAAGCCAAACGCAACAATTAATGTTGCTATAATAGTGGGATTTAATGTCTTTGTATTGTTATCTTCTTTTGTTGGCAATACAGCATCGCTTCCCCATTTTCCTCCAAATACCCAATAAAAGTGAATGGAAGAGATAAACAAGAAAATTAAAATTAATGTAATGGCAATTATTGTTGTCATATTTGGTTTAGATTAAAGATTGCATTTAGTTGTTTTTTGTTTACTGATTTAGGCATATTCCTAATTGTCAAATTACGCAACCAAACTCCAAAATTATTTTCTATGTGTGCAATTTTTCCGAATGTCCAACTTGTGTTTACAATCATATGTGCCTTTTTTCGTCTTAGGCTTTCATATTCTGAAATAGCTTTTTCTATGCTTAGACCTTTATCAAGAAGTTTTCCCAACACATAAGCATCTTCAATGGCTTGACAAGCCCCTTGCCCTAAATTTGGTGTGGTAGCGTGAGCCGCATCTCCAATTAAACAAACATTATCTTTTTGCCATTTATCAATAGGCTTTAAGTCAAAAATGTCGCTTACAATTATTTGTTCTTTTTGAGTAGCCGAAATAATATTTAAAATATCAATATGAAATTCGTCATAAAATTTTGTCAAGCTTATATCGTTTACTTTTACATTTTTTGAGTTTGCCAAGGCATACCAATATACTTTTCTATCACTGATTTTTACAAATCCAAAGCGTTTACCTTTTCCCCAGGCTTCATTCAATTCGTTATGATATTTTTGAGGTAAATCAATTTCACAAATGCCTCTCCAACATATTTGGTCTGCATTTCGTAATGAGCTTTCTGCAAATAATTGATTTCTAACTACAGACTTTATGCCGTCTGCACCAATCACAACTTTACCTACAAAAGTAGAATGGTCTTCAAAAGTTAGCTTCAAAAATTCAGTCTTCTCAATTTGAGTTAATCGTTTGGAAAGATATATATGGTCATAGCCAATTTCGTCAACTAAAATTTTTTGTAATTCTCCTCTATGAATAGCAATATTATGAACACCATACTTTTTTTCGAATTCAGATAACTCAGATACTGAAATATTTTTAAGTTGTTCATCAGTAATTTTTATATAGGAAATCCTATTTCCCACTTTTTCAATTTTTTCTTGAAGTCCTAATTTTTGAAAAACTTGCATTGCATTATTTGCCAAAATAATTCCCGCACCAACTGGTTTTATTTCTGTCGAGCTTTCAAAAATATTCACATTTATTCCTCTTTGTTTTGCTATCAAAGCGGTTGTTAAACCTCCAATTCCTGCTCCAATTATGTTTATTGTTTCTGTCATTGCTATTCTGTTTTATAATGTAAAATTATAGAACGAGATTTGAAGAAACGTTCGCTTAAGTTAATTAATTCGGTTTCGAATTCTACTTAATGACTGGGGAGTGATTCCCAGATAGCTTGCTATATACTTTTGTGGTATCTTTTGGAATATTTGAGGATTTTCTTTTAAAAGTTTTAAATATCTATTTTCGGGAGAATAATAAAGTAAATCCTCTACTCTTTTTTTAGCAGACAAATAGACTTTTTCAGTCATCTTTTTTGAAAAATACAGCCAAAATGCGTTTTTATTAAATAAGTTATTCCAATCATCCTTATCAATGAAATACACTTTAGAATTTTCAAGTGCTTGAATATTTAGTTTTGATTTTGTACCCAATAGAAAACCCTCATAATCTGTAAAAACAATATCTTCAATTTGTTGATTAAAATGAAACAGGAAACTCACATCTTCTCCATTTTCATTTACATAAAATGTCCTCATTGAGCCTTCTTCCAATAATCCTATAAATTTACACGTATCGTTTTCCCTTAACACAAAATCATTTTTCTTTATTTCCTTAAATTTTAATAATGAATACAACTCGTTAAATGCGGGGTTCTCAATTTCAAGTAGTCTTTGTAATTTATTATAAAATGGGTTGTCCATAAAATTTCTGCTAACTCGTTTATATGTCTTACTCCGTTAGACAAATACAACGTATTTGGTAGGTATTTGTCTGATATTCGTAAGACTTATTTCTAATCACTAAGATATGTTTTTTCCGACTATTGTTTTCCGCAATTGTAATTAAATTTTTCCTGAAAGCGTTAAATATCTTAAATAACTTCGTCTTTTTAGACCACTTCTAAAGGCTACCATACGCCATAAAAAAAGCAGTCCTTCTCAAAAACTGCTTTGATGATCTCTATTCTAAAAACGACAACTCCATAAAAGACCATAACGCTATTGAAAAGCTACCGGAGCTTCCGTTCAACGGGCTTTCATTTCTTGGCTTGCAGACAAAACGAAAGCTTAGTTATTAGCGGTAGTGTTTATTTCTGTTCAGCTATTTCTTTCAATTTTTTATTCATTTCTTCAAATCCTTTTTTTGTATTGTTGTCAAGTTGTTTTTTGAAAAGTGGAACAAGAATTCCTTTAAATTTTTCACTTTGTATAAATGTTGTTGTACCATTTCCGTTGTCGATAAGTTCAAATTTATGTTCACCGTCAAAAAGTCCCGCAAACAATAAATGTCCACGCCATTTTAATTCTTTGTTAATTTCATAGGTCAAAACTTTTGGTTTAAAAGTCATTCCTTCTGCTTCTGGTGGTTCAATTCTTGCCGTGATTTTATTTCCAACTTTCACTTCTCCTTTTATTGATTTTATAAATGGGTTCCAATTCGGATAATTTTCAAAGTTTGTAAGAATTGCCCAAACTTTTTCAGGTGTTGCATTAATTAGAATTTCTGTTTTGATTTCTTTTGCCATTGCTGTTACTTTTAAAAATGTGATTAAAATAATTGTTGTTAAGTATTTCATTTGTTTCGTTTTTGAATTACGATACAAAGGTCTAACAGAACAAGTATTTTGCTCTTGACAAAAATCAAGAAATTATAATAGTTGCCTTTTCCTAATTCTACTGAATGTTTCGGGTGTCATTCCAATCATTGAAGCAATGTATTGCAAAGGAACTTGGTTAAAAAGTTCTCGGTTATTTTCAAAGAAGTATTCATATCTTTCTGCCGCTGTCATCGATAAATGACTAAAAATTCTTTCTTCTAAAATTATAAAGCAACGTACAATAAATAATTTTTCCAATTCGTGCCATTTTGGAACTAATTCGCTAATTAATTTATAATCTTCCTTTGAAATAGTAAAAACTTCAGTGTCAACTAATGCCTGGATTGATAAACGAGAAGGTGTCTCAAATACAAAACTTGATAAATCTGTCGAAAAATAACCCTTTGTCGAAATCCATTGTGTTATTTCTTTGTCATCTGTTGTGATAAACATTCTTAAAAGTCCTGATTGAACAAAACTTAATTTGTCGCAACGTTTTCCATTTTTTAATAAAAAATCATTCTTTTTAATAGTTGTCAATTTGAATAATGAAACTATTGTTTTCAAGTCGTCAGTATTGACTACTCCAAAGTATGATTTTATGTATTGTTCAAGTTCTGTCATATTTCGTGGTGTCTCGCAACATTACCGCTAACGTCAGTCTGTGAAAAAACCTCTGTTTATTACTTTCAAAAGTAGCTAAATTATTTCAATGATACGGGAGTAAATTCGTATATTTAGTAATGCAACACATCATTGGAATAGCCCGCAATCAAATGGTCTTTTCTAGTTTTCTGGAAAAGGCTCTAATAACAAAAATGCAGTCCTTCTAAAAACTGCTTTGTGTATCTAATTTCAAAAAAAGGGGTACAGACATGCTGGTGAAAAGCTATCGAAGGTTCCGTTCGACTGGCTTTCAGTTTTTATCTTTCAGACAAAACGAAAGCTTAGTTATTTAGCTTGTTTTTCTTTCTCTCATTTAATACGTCGATTAAAAAGTCGCATAATGTCATTGTTGAGTTTACTGCAAGTTTAGCGTGATGTCGTTTAGTGTTAAATTTATTTGCGTGTCTGTCACCTGCATTATTACTTAATCCTGCAAGTCCATTTATTGTTGTGTCAAGTCCTGATAAAATTTGAAATACAAAATCTGGTATTTCGGCTTTTTTTAGATCAAGTTTTAACACTTTTTTTGCTTTTGACCATAGATTGATAAGATTTCCGTCGTTTTTAATATGACCGTTATCAATTGTTTCAATTATATGAATCAGAATTGCTTCACATAAAGTTCTTGCATTAGTAATTGCACCATTGAAGTCATCCGACGCAATTTTTTGTTGACATTTTTCAATTTGTTCATTCACGAATTCGTGTCCTATTGTTGAAATAGTTTCAGGATTAATAAAGTTTCCTTGTATGTCAGCAACTTTATAGATTTCTCCCCTTTTAATTAAAGCAAATCCATCATATTTTATTAATTGATTAAATTCATTTACTATTTTGTCTATAATTTGCTCGTCACCTCCATATCTTCTCGGGTCGACGAAATCTTCTAAAATATTTTTTAGTCGTTGCGTTCCGTTACTTTCTACAATTTTGTCAGTTGAATATCTCCACCTCGAAGGAAAACCTTCTCCATAAACGTCATCAAATCCGCATTCGTTATAAAAAATCCACCAGTTTTGGACCAGTTAAATAAGGTGCAGAACCTGTGTCTCCTGCAATCAGTTTCCCGATCTGTTCTGTTATTTTATTTGAAATCTTCACTTTCGAATCGTAATTTTTTAAAATGTCGTACAACGTCCGGGTATTTCTGCAGGCGGGCTAAAAATACAAAAACTTTCTATTTGCTAAAAACTGAATTAAGCGCTAAAATCTTCAATGAAAACTTCATACCCGCTTGTAGAAATATCTTGTGTGTGCCCAGCATGGGCATCTTTCTCTTACGAAAGTAGGAAATTAATCTAGAGGGTGCAAGTCCCTTATGGGCGAGGGTAACGCCTTGAACCATTAGTAAGTCGCAAGGGTGGTAACCGTGAGGTTACATCTGAAGGAAGCGAGACTACAAAACTCGGTACTGACGAACAGGAACCGTATAGGAGGCATTTATGCATGGGTAAGCAAGCACATCATTGTAACGCCCTAAGATTACAAAAGTGCATAAATGTAGATACGGCAGGAATTGAGTGAAAGAAGATGCCATTACCTGGGGAGATCTTCGTAGCCACGAGTTGGCAAAACGAAGAAGTCAGCAGAGGTCATAGTACTTAGGAGCAACGAGCCGATGAATAAATCGGAGGACTCACAACCCAAGGAAGGACTGAACGTATTTTGGTTCTTAATTCACAATGGAATTCCCGTTAAAGGGAATAGCCTTGGGAAAGCGGAACAGGTTAAAGTAAAAGAACAAGAATGATTGAAAGAGTATTACATCCTCGCAACATGCAACGAGCCTTAGAGCAAGTAATTGCGAATAAAGGCAGCGCTGGCGTAGACGGAATGAACGTGCAAGAACTATCTGATTATCTTCGGAAAGAGAAAACACGACTTTATTCTTCCATAAAAGAGAGGTGTTATCTTCCTCAACCCATTCTTGGAGTAGAGATTTCTAAAGGAAACGGTAAAACCCGACTTTTAGGAATACCTACAGTAACCGATAGAGTGTTACAACAAGCGGTATCACAAGTTCTGATGCCACACTATGAGAATGAATTTAGTGTTCACAGTTATGGATTCAGACCCAACAAAAACGCCCG comes from the Chryseobacterium sp. SNU WT5 genome and includes:
- a CDS encoding DUF6428 family protein, which gives rise to MKLSEIKNKLNKLDKIAFQLPNGELVPNHFHVTEVGKVTKHFIDCGGTVRNEKVVNFQLWNANDYDHRLHPEKLLSIIELSERILGIEDLDIEVEYQGNTIGKFGLDFDGKNFLLTNKQTDCLAKDKCDIPSEKPKVKLSEFNNGSSCTPGSGCC
- a CDS encoding FAD-dependent monooxygenase, which gives rise to MTETINIIGAGIGGLTTALIAKQRGINVNIFESSTEIKPVGAGIILANNAMQVFQKLGLQEKIEKVGNRISYIKITDEQLKNISVSELSEFEKKYGVHNIAIHRGELQKILVDEIGYDHIYLSKRLTQIEKTEFLKLTFEDHSTFVGKVVIGADGIKSVVRNQLFAESSLRNADQICWRGICEIDLPQKYHNELNEAWGKGKRFGFVKISDRKVYWYALANSKNVKVNDISLTKFYDEFHIDILNIISATQKEQIIVSDIFDLKPIDKWQKDNVCLIGDAAHATTPNLGQGACQAIEDAYVLGKLLDKGLSIEKAISEYESLRRKKAHMIVNTSWTFGKIAHIENNFGVWLRNLTIRNMPKSVNKKQLNAIFNLNQI
- a CDS encoding SRPBCC domain-containing protein — protein: MKYLTTIILITFLKVTAMAKEIKTEILINATPEKVWAILTNFENYPNWNPFIKSIKGEVKVGNKITARIEPPEAEGMTFKPKVLTYEINKELKWRGHLLFAGLFDGEHKFELIDNGNGTTTFIQSEKFKGILVPLFKKQLDNNTKKGFEEMNKKLKEIAEQK
- a CDS encoding Crp/Fnr family transcriptional regulator, which encodes MYSLLKFKEIKKNDFVLRENDTCKFIGLLEEGSMRTFYVNENGEDVSFLFHFNQQIEDIVFTDYEGFLLGTKSKLNIQALENSKVYFIDKDDWNNLFNKNAFWLYFSKKMTEKVYLSAKKRVEDLLYYSPENRYLKLLKENPQIFQKIPQKYIASYLGITPQSLSRIRNRIN
- a CDS encoding OsmC family protein: MEYQIKAASISNKNAAIQIKQNDIAFGTTSKSAETLPNPAELFLGAFAACMLKNIERFSAMMKFTYSKAIVNVSAKRTEKPLKMDNIDYRLTIYSSDENLNIPLLKKNIEKFGTIYNTVKLSCNINGVIEQQKDILNN
- a CDS encoding Crp/Fnr family transcriptional regulator, which produces MTELEQYIKSYFGVVNTDDLKTIVSLFKLTTIKKNDFLLKNGKRCDKLSFVQSGLLRMFITTDDKEITQWISTKGYFSTDLSSFVFETPSRLSIQALVDTEVFTISKEDYKLISELVPKWHELEKLFIVRCFIILEERIFSHLSMTAAERYEYFFENNRELFNQVPLQYIASMIGMTPETFSRIRKRQLL
- a CDS encoding DUF3995 domain-containing protein codes for the protein MTTIIAITLILIFLFISSIHFYWVFGGKWGSDAVLPTKEDNNTKTLNPTIIATLIVAFGLLGFGLFIFVMSGLITFDTPQWLSKYGLWIIAGIFTLRAIGDFNYVGFFKRIKQTKFSKNDTKYFSPLCLIIGILTIILELTK
- a CDS encoding abortive infection family protein, producing the protein MNEQIEKCQQKIASDDFNGAITNARTLCEAILIHIIETIDNGHIKNDGNLINLWSKAKKVLKLDLKKAEIPDFVFQILSGLDTTINGLAGLSNNAGDRHANKFNTKRHHAKLAVNSTMTLCDFLIDVLNERKKNKLNN
- a CDS encoding low molecular weight phosphatase family protein, producing MSITKSTMFSEIEQVIKALNPKTISTERKAILQPLMDFIQSKVSSHQEIRINFICTHNSRRSHLSQVWAQTLAYHFNIKNVFCYSGGTEATALFPMVAETLQNSGFQIKTISKNENPVYNIKYADNQHPIIGFSKRLDDDFNPKSEFVAIMTCDSANEACPFVSGAEKRIPITFEDPKVFDNTPQQAEKYKERSLQIATELFYIFSQIKAY
- a CDS encoding ArsR/SmtB family transcription factor — its product is MYTDQQKEIALFAKVFSHPARVAILQQLFKIDACYCGDLSEEIGLAQPTISQHLKELRNLGLIKGTVEGVKVCYCIDSENWTKMKMLMHQFLDQDIPKADCC
- the ltrA gene encoding group II intron reverse transcriptase/maturase; protein product: MIERVLHPRNMQRALQQVIANKGSAGVDGMNVQELSDYLRKEKTRLYSSIKERCYLPQPILGVEIPKGNGKTRLLGIPTVTDRVLQQAVSQVLMPHYEKEFSVHSYGFRPNKNARQAVGKALEHIHEGYPFIVDIDLKTFFDEVDHCILLNLLYRKVKCPVTMRLIRKWLRAPILINGQLQKRRKGVPQGSPLSPLLSNILLNELDKELTKRKLRFVRYADDFSIYTQYKSHATATLKAIEKYLKTKLKLTINGEKSGVRKPVQFELLGFGFESTYKKGDKGKYQLVVGKKAWTRLKERLKSLTRKTAPISFDERIQKINEVQRGWLNYFRGTSIKGKLLSFDGWLRNRLRYCIWHDWKKPERKRKNLIRLGIDQSLAYAYSRTRKGGWAVAQSPILGTTITISRLKKRAYIAMLELHLSLNPSRYEPPYTRPVRTVV